One window of Alosa sapidissima isolate fAloSap1 chromosome 21, fAloSap1.pri, whole genome shotgun sequence genomic DNA carries:
- the khdrbs1b gene encoding KH domain-containing, RNA-binding, signal transduction-associated protein 1b produces MENDNKYLPQLLAERDSLDASFTHAMKLLSAEIERIEKGDTETEEKPSEAYLDLFTTKNIKLKERVLIPVKQYPKFNFVGKILGPQGNTIKRLQEETGAKISVLGKGSMRDKTKEEGLRKSGEPKYAHLSMELHVFIEVFAPVPEAYLRMAHAMEEVKKFLFPDMMDDICQEQFREMSYLNGAPEHPPRGRGGPPVRGRGAPHPPSATLRGRGIPPRGGAPRGGPPRGGAVRGAPAGRGGPPAQPTRGAAATRAHPPAPGPPQRMAPPPPPAQETYDEYAYDENYTEPSYESYDNYYNQSQTEPEYYDYGHGETQESYDSYAQDDWNGTQRTTTGAKAPPARPAKGTYREHRYAPY; encoded by the exons ATGGAGAATGATAACAAATATCTTCCTCAGCTgttggcagagagagacagcctGGATGCATCTTTCACACATGCCATGAAACTTTTGTCTGCAG AAATTGAAAGAATAGAGAAAGGCGATACTGAAACCGAGGAGAAGCCATCCGAAGCCTACTTGGACCTCTTCACGACCAAGAACATCAAGCTGAAGGAGCGAGTCCTCATACCCGTCAAACAGTACCCCAAG TTCAATTTTGTGGGAAAGATCCTTGGACctcagggaaacacaataaagCGTCTGCAGGAGGAGACGGGCGCCAAGATTTCAGTCTTGGGGAAGGGATCCATGCGGGATAAAACAAAG GAGGAGGGCCTGCGGAAGAGCGGCGAGCCCAAGTATGCTCACCTGTCCATGGAGCTGCACGTGTTCATCGAGGTCTTCGCACCTGTGCCAGAGGCCTACCTGCGCATGGCCCATGCCATGGAGGAGGTCAAGAAGTTCCTGTTCCCG GACATGATGGATGATATTTGCCAGGAGCAGTTCAGGGAGATGAGCTACCTGAACGGTGCCCCAGAGCACCCCCCTCGGGGCCGTGGAGGCCCTCCAGTCAGAGGCCGAGGGGCGCCCCACCCGCCCTCCGCCACATTAAG gggtAGGGGCATTCCACCGCGTGGAGGCGCTCCGCGTGGAGGACCCCCCAGAGGCGGTGCGGTGAGAGGGGCCCCAGCGGGCAGAGGGGGACCCCCGGCCCAACCCACCAGAGGAGCGGCCGCCACACGCGCACACCCGCCTGCGCCCGGACCCCCCCAGCGCATGGCACCCCCGCCCCCACCTGCACAGGAAACGTATGATGAATAT GCTTATGACGAGAACTACACAGAACCATCTTATGAGTCATATGACAACTATTACAATCAGTCGCAGAC AGAGCCAGAGTATTATGACTACGGACATGGAGAGACGCAAGAAAGTTACGACTCATACG CTCAGGACGACTGGAACGGAACTCAGCGCACGACAACCGGAGCCAAGGCCCCTCCTGCACGGCCAGCGAAAGGGACATACCGGGAACACCGCTACGCGCCGTACTGA